DNA from Triticum aestivum cultivar Chinese Spring chromosome 7D, IWGSC CS RefSeq v2.1, whole genome shotgun sequence:
GTGACAACGAGCATAATGAAGATGGAATCGGACCTGATATTGAATTGTTATAGAGGCTAATAACCTGCAACAACGGTGCCCCGAAATCTGATGGCAATGTCCCTGATAAAGAGTTTACTGACAAGTACATGATTTTAGTATTTCTCGGAAATTTTGGAATTGTACCGGTAAATCTGTTGCTGCACAGAGCCATTACTTCTGCTGCCATAAATTCCAATGTTGCTGGTAGTGTGCCAGTTATCTGATTATAGGACAGATCCACAATTTTTGCCCTTGAAAATGCAACCCAAAACCAATCTGGGATTGTAGTTATGCTTGCATTTGCAATCATAAGGGTTTCATGGCTTGTCTGTGATCTAAGCCATGATGGGAACGCCGGCCCTAGCTGCAAACCCTGTAAGACAACTGCTCGTAGTTTGAATGGAGGAACCCAATCCGGACTGACCTTGATCTCAAGAAGTGTTTTGCCCAAACCTAAGATCTTCAAATTTGTAAGGCGTTTTAGGTGATCTTCAGTGACTACGCCATTTAGTTCGGTTCCATCTAGATCCAAAATAAGCAATTCGGTGAGTGACCATATCCATTGCGGTATAGGTCCTGTAAGCTTATTTTGAGACAGGGCCAAGCAGGTCAGGTTTGTAAGAGGTCCTGCCATATTGGGCATGGGGCCACTTACCATACTATCAGTCAAATCCAACACTTGCATCTTGTTTGAAGGACAGTTTGGTAACCGCTCCATCAACTCTGTGATGTCCCCTGAGATGTCGCTGCCTGATAAATCTAGTATCTTCAGATTGCACAGATTTTTGAAATTTGATGGTATCATGGTGGACATGAGATCATTACCCGAGAAATAAATTGCTTCAAGAGAGGCCATGCTGCCAATGTGTTCCGGAATAGGGCCATAGAATCTACAAGCTTGCAAGTTTAGAGAAGTGAGGGACGTTGTGTTCCAAAACCAGTTGGGAGCAATGGTGGTGTTGAAGTTGTTCCATGAGATGTCAAGCACCTCAAGTGCCGTAAGATTGGATTGATCAAGGAAAGGAGGTGTGCTTCTGAGGCCAGTATGTTGTAGATAAAGCTTTCTAAGGTTTGGAAGGATGTTAATTTGGTGGACCCAGTCCACTGCAGTGGTAAGGTTAATATAGCTCAAGTCGAGGTGCTTCAGTGATGACAGGTGTGATAACCACCGAAGATCACTTGAGTACAATATGTTATAACTTGGGAGTTTGAGATCCAGGTAAGCAAGCTTGGAGAGGTTCCCAATATGCGGGCGTACTCTCCCATAGAACAAGCTATATGAAAGGTTTAGATATCTAAGGCTCGGAAAAGAACCAATGAACTCCGGTATCTCAGACCAGTTGAAGCTATTGCAGCTCAAGTCTAGATACCTCAGTTGCTGTAAAGTAACCAAGGAGTGGCTTATCGCACCTCTATATGCAGAGTATCTGAGGCAGTCTTGAGCACTTCCACGAAGATTGAGCTTGACGACGTGGCCGGTTTTGTAGCTGCACCTGACGCCTTTCCAGTTGCAGCATTCTTCACCTTGCCACGACGAGAGGTTGACACTGGGCTCCCAGAGGCTCTCCTTGACGGAGAGAAGCGCGTCCCTCTCGTACGCGACACAGCTCCCGTTCGAAGCTGGTGCATGGAGGGGAGAGGTTGTGGCTGGTACAAGATTCCTGAGCTTAGACATTGCCAATGTGGGTTTTTTCTTATGGGTATTTGGGTATGAAGTATGCAAGTATGTTTGTGTGCTTACGAACTCCGGTCTGGATCTTGTTATATAGTGGATCTGTCCTTGGGTTCAGAGGACAAGTCGCCGGTGGACGGAAGACTGGCTGCCACCATTGATGTGATTTGTATGTCTTATGCTTGCAGAAACCTAACAGACACGGCAACCACGAGACACTGTAGTGATATTCTACATACGAGGATGTCTTTCTCATCTAGAATAGGAGGATTTTCTGCGCATCCAGATACCAGGATATGTGGTTCCCCTTCCACTGATGGGACTGTGACCGGTCTGGATCTTGTTCTATATTGGATCTGTCCTTGGATTCGGAAGACAAGTCACCGGTCGACCGAAGACTGGCTACCACCATTGATGTGATTTATATGTCTTATGCTCATAGAAATCTAAGACACACGGCAACCACATGGCATGGTAAGCGATATTCTACATACATGTTCTTCTCATCTAGATACCAGGATGTGTGGTTCCACTTCCATTAATAGGACTGTGACCTATAATAAGACTAATGAAGATGCCTAATTTTTTCCGCAAAAAAGAAGATGCCTAATTTGTAAGAGCTAGCCTAGTCTTTGCTTCGGTTACCTATCACACAGGGCATCAGTGTCAATGAGCCATCAGTCACCTGTAGGGGTCAAGGATGGATGATTACAAAACTGCAAGGACAGTATATATATAGTTGGCGATTCTGATACAGACAATTCACAAAAGAAGCATTTATAGAAGTTTCACTTGGCAAGCCGACTTGAATATATAATGTGTActgcttttgttttatttttttctttgtaaACTCAAGTGCTTAACTATATTGGTTTTACTGGCACACTAACACACACGGCAACTGCATGGCACGGTAAGTGATATCCTCGTCATCTAGAAATACCATGATGTCCGGTTCCAGTGATGCGAGTACGACGTATAACGTTCCAAGGAACCTGCCGGGGTCAAAGAAGAATTATAATGAAACAAAATAAAGATACCGGATTTGATAGCAAATCCAGACTCGATCTGCTTCATTGCCTATCAAACAAGGCATCCGGCACCTGCAGGGGGCAAAGATGGATGGTTGAAAAACTGCAAGGACAGTACACCGGGGATTGTGATACAGA
Protein-coding regions in this window:
- the LOC123164536 gene encoding receptor-like protein EIX2, encoding MKGRNGECRAMGDEEAGGGGRDDNAGRMEEPVAGDEEGARHEDRVGPSSECPETPQERQRRPPPALIPEPVRQGERPGLAVLARRGDRETGPRPSSAFLGTLYVVLASLEPDIMVTDGSLTLMPCVIASNGSCVAYERDALLSVKESLWEPSVNLSSWQGEECCNWKGVRCSYKTGHVVKLNLRGSAQDCLRYSAYRGAISHSLVTLQQLRYLDLSCNSFNWSEIPEFIGSFPSLRYLNLSYSLFYGRVRPHIGNLSKLAYLDLKLPSYNILYSSDLRWLSHLSSLKHLDLSYINLTTAVDWVHQINILPNLRKLYLQHTGLRSTPPFLDQSNLTALEVLDISWNNFNTTIAPNWFWNTTSLTSLNLQACRFYGPIPEHIGSMASLEAIYFSGNDLMSTMIPSNFKNLCNLKILDLSGSDISGDITELMERLPNCPSNKMQVLDLTDSMVSGPMPNMAGPLTNLTCLALSQNKLTGPIPQWIWSLTELLILDLDGTELNGVVTEDHLKRLTNLKILGLGKTLLEIKVSPDWVPPFKLRAVVLQGLQLGPAFPSWLRSQTSHETLMIANASITTIPDWFWVAFSRAKIVDLSYNQITGTLPATLEFMAAEVMALCSNRFTGTIPKFPRNTKIMYLSVNSLSGTLPSDFGAPLLQVISLYNNSISGPIPSSLCSLSQLAFVDLSGNKLTGEVPSCEEDSNPPMHNLNVVNLNTNNLSGEFPRVFQTCPNLVFVDLSYNKFSGDLPLWIGVKLPYLALLRLRYNMFSGQIPTEIGKFQELQFLDLAHNNFSGSMPNSLVNLSAMARTSGYSNVLGQQLDFSPEILYMSILDLSCNNLTGAIPQDIGALIGLRSLNFSWNNLSGAIPEKICELEQLESLDLSNNELSHEIPSSMTALTSLSHMNLSYNSLSGMIPTGNQFHTYDASVYIGNTGLCGYPLTNICPGNSSSRPTHAGHGDGSEDISLYLGLAVGYILGLWVVFCVMLFKKS